In the Deinococcus sp. KNUC1210 genome, TACCATGGTCAGCTGGGAATGGACGCCGTTCGCCATGCTGATCCTGCTGACCGGCCTCCAGAGTCTGCCCGACGATCAGATCGAGGCGGCGCGGCTCGACGGCGCGAACCCCTGGCAGGAATTCCGTCATATCGTGCTGCCGCACTGGACCCAGGCGCTGGAAGTGGTGATTCTGCTGGAAACGCTGAACGTGCTTCAGGTCTACGGTGAAATTGCTATCAGTACAGCGGGTGGCCCTGGCGTCGCCTCGACCAATCTGCCGTACTACATTTCGCAGAAGCTGCTGGTCGAGGGCAACATCGGGGTCGGCAGCGCGGCGGGCGTCGTCGCGGTGATTCTGACGAATCTGCTGGCCGTCTTCATGCTGCGCTTGATCAACCGCAACACTCAGGTCGGAGGACACTGATGACCACCGTCGGGACGACAAATTCACAGGCTCCGGTGACCACGGCCAATACCCCCAAAAAGACCTCGGGGCAGGCAGGCAAGATTTTCCTGACCCTGCTGACCTATGTGCTGGCCTTTATCTTCTTTTTCCCGGTGCTCTGGATGCTGATGACGGCTTTCAAGACCGAGGCGCAGGCCGCCGCCATTCCGCCCGTCTTCGCGTTTTCACCGATTCTGCATAACTTCAGTGTGGCCCTCCAGACCTACGGCCCTGCCCTGGCGAACTCGCTGATCGCGGCGCTGGGCAGTACGCTGCTGGCGTTTCTGCTGGGTCTGCCCGCTGCCTTCGCGCTGGCGGTCTATCCCACCAAGCGGGCTCAGGGCGTGCTGTCCTGGATTCTGAGCACCAAATTCATGCCCGCCGTGGGTGTGATCGTGCCGCTGTACCTGCTGTTCTCACGGGTGCACCTCCTCGACACCCTGCCCGGCCTGATCATCATGTACACCACCATGAATCTGCCGCTGGTGATCTGGATGATGCACAGTTACATGACCGAAATTCCCTTTGCCATTTTCGAGGCAGCCAAAGTGGACGGTGCACCGATCTGGTGGGAATTCCTGGGGATGGCGCTGCCGCTGTCGCTGCCGGGCGTTTCGGCCACCGCACTGCTGGCGATTATCTTTGCCTGGAACGAATCGTTTTTCGCGCTGAACCTGACCACCAGCAATGCCACGCCCCTGAGTATTTTCGTCAAGTCGTTTCAGGCAGGCGAGAGTCAGTTCTGGGCGCAGAT is a window encoding:
- a CDS encoding carbohydrate ABC transporter permease, yielding MTTVGTTNSQAPVTTANTPKKTSGQAGKIFLTLLTYVLAFIFFFPVLWMLMTAFKTEAQAAAIPPVFAFSPILHNFSVALQTYGPALANSLIAALGSTLLAFLLGLPAAFALAVYPTKRAQGVLSWILSTKFMPAVGVIVPLYLLFSRVHLLDTLPGLIIMYTTMNLPLVIWMMHSYMTEIPFAIFEAAKVDGAPIWWEFLGMALPLSLPGVSATALLAIIFAWNESFFALNLTTSNATPLSIFVKSFQAGESQFWAQISAAAVLTVFPVMLFGWIAQRQLVRGLSFGAVK